A window of Terriglobales bacterium genomic DNA:
GCCAAAAACCCGCGCTCCTGGATGTTGCGTTTTCACACCCAGACCGCCGGCTCCACCCTGACCGCGCAGCAGCCGGAGATCAATATCGTCCGCACCACGTTGCAGGCGCTGGCCGCCGTCCTGGGCGGGACGCAGTCGCTGCACACCAACAGCTTCGACGAGGCCCTGGCCCTGCCCACCGAGGAAGCCGCGCGCATCGCCCTGCGCAGCCAGCAGATCCTCGCCTACGAATCCGGAGTGCCCAACACCGTGGACCCGCTGGCCGGCTCCTACGCCATCGAGTCGCTCACCAACCAGATCGAGGCCGCCGCCCAAGCCTATCTCGAGAAGATCGCCGCCCTGGGCGGCATGCTCACGGCCATCGAGCGCGGCTACGTCCAACAGGAGATCCAGAACGCCGCCTACGAACAGCAGCGCACCATTGATAGTGAGCAGTCCGTGGTCGTGGGCGTGAACCGCTTCCAGATGGAAGAAGAGAGATCGGTGCCCATCCAGCGAATCGATGAGCAACTAGGACGCAACCAGGTGGAACGGCTGCGCGCCCTGCGCGCTCGCCGCGACCAGAAGACATGGAAGGCTACGCTCCAGGCCGTCGAGGCCGCCGCCCGCTCTGGCGACAACCTGATGCCGCGCATCTTGAGCGCGGTCGAGGACTACGCCACCGTCGGCGAGATCTCAGACGCCATGCGCAAGGTCTTCGGCGAATACAAGGAAGCAGTGGTGATCTAGAGGTAGAGGCCAGCCTGCTACGTCGGCGTCTTCAGTTCTGCGCCTGCAGGTCGCAGGCCTCGCGGCAGTCGATGCAATACCACAGGCCGTCGTTGCACAGGCGGACATTGTTTCCCCCGTGGCACAGGCCGCAGTACTTGTCGCAGATGCACTTGGCCTCTTCCAGGTCGCAGACGCTGCAATGGAACGGTTGCGCCATAGAGGAAGCACTGTAGCGCGTTTTTTCGGTTCTGAAAAGAGGCTGCCGTTGACCCCTAGAAAAAGCGCGTGATAACGTAGCGGGTTCGTTCATCCCACGCCCGCCTAAGGAAACCTTTCTTGTCCACATCGCTGGAGGCCGCCGGCACGCTGCGCAAGACGGCGCTCAACTCCGTCCATCGCCAGATGGGCGCCAAGATGGTGGACTTCGGCGGCTGGGACATGCCCGTGGAATACCCCGCCGGCTTTGGCGAACGCCCCGGCGGCCTCATCCAGGAGCACCTCGCGGTCCGCACCGCCGTGGGCCTCTTCGACGTCAGCCACATGGGCGACATCGGCATGGAAGGCCCGCAGGCGCTGGCCGCGGTCCAGCACATCACCATGAACGACGCCTCGCGCCTCGCCTTAGGACAGGCGCAGTACTCCGCCATGCTCTACCCTCCGGGCACCTTCGTGGACGACGTCATCGTCCACCGCATGGACGAGAACAGCTATCTGCTGGTCATCAACGCCGGCACCCGGGAGAAGGACTACAACTGGGCGCGCGAGAACGCCCGCAACTTCGAGTGCCAGGTGGAGGACGCCGGCGACAACTTCACCCAGCTCGCCATCCAGGGACCGCGCGCCGCCGAACTGCTGCAGCAGCTCACCGACGCCGATCTCTCGAAAGTGAAGAACTACTGGTTCACCCACGGCACCGTATGCCGCCTGAAGGAGACCCTGATCGCCCGCACCGGCTACACCGGCGAGGACGGTTTCGAGATCTACATCCCCTCCGACCCCGCCATCAGCCGCCGCGTCTGGTTCGACATCCTGGAGACGGGAAAGGAAATGGGCATCCTGCCCTGCGGCCTGGGTGCGCGCAACACCCTGCGTCTGGAGTCGAAGATGGCGCTCTACGGCCACGAGATCTCGGACGACATCACTGTCTGGGAAGCCGGCCTGGACCGCTTCTGCCGGCTCACGCCG
This region includes:
- the gcvT gene encoding glycine cleavage system aminomethyltransferase GcvT, yielding MSTSLEAAGTLRKTALNSVHRQMGAKMVDFGGWDMPVEYPAGFGERPGGLIQEHLAVRTAVGLFDVSHMGDIGMEGPQALAAVQHITMNDASRLALGQAQYSAMLYPPGTFVDDVIVHRMDENSYLLVINAGTREKDYNWARENARNFECQVEDAGDNFTQLAIQGPRAAELLQQLTDADLSKVKNYWFTHGTVCRLKETLIARTGYTGEDGFEIYIPSDPAISRRVWFDILETGKEMGILPCGLGARNTLRLESKMALYGHEISDDITVWEAGLDRFCRLTPEKGSFIGRAALEHQKAEGITRTLVGLEMTGRGIARDGYKVVDKSGAAIGVVSSGSYAPFLKKNIALAYVPPAQSAIGGTVSVEIRGQPVEARIVPTPFYKRPKV